The nucleotide sequence GACTATAAGACTAACAGACAAAATTAACACGAGACTTTGTGACTCAAGCGAATTATTGGCTTATAGTTATTCGATATAATTACATTTGCCTTAATTCTTTAATTCTGCCCCTCTAATGTATCTTAATTCATGATTATAATGAAGGGGGATTATTCTTTTGAAACTTGAGAGAGGTTGTTCCCATAAAGTCATACCAAAGATCACAATCTTAGTGGGGCTACCAGAGAATATTAAGCTCCGCTAATCATTCACCTAAACTTATAAGATAATAAGACCTCCAAAATTCCAAGTTTGAGTCTCCAGTTAGTGTCAATTTTTCAAAGTCTTATTTGTCCAGTCTACTCCCCAGCACCCACCAATACCAAAAACCAGCAAGCTTAATTAATTAGCTATATTCCCAACTAATCTCCAATATGCTGTGATGGTATTCAACTATTATCCTTGTGATGGCATTTTGTGCGTGTGTTTTCCCTTTGTTTAGAGAGTATACACAATCATTTGGACAAGGAAATTTAAAAAGGCAAAACGATGATTTGATTCCTATAGTTTGGGCGAAGTATCATTTTTTGCGATTGTAGTAATGGAGTTTATTAATTGTTTCACATCTGATTGTGTAACATGTTTAACGCACATATAAGGCAATTCCAATTTACCCCTTGGATTTTATACTCGTGCTAATTTTGTGGAaatttttgacgaaaattaagCTTGTACTCAACATTACAATAATCAGTTAATTAAGTGCCTGCATTCGATAAAACTATTAAATTGTAGAAACTAAAGTGGAACTTCGCCCAAACTATAAGAAGCCAATTAAAAATAACAGAACGTTATTTTGTCACATAGAATAACATACATCCACTCCAATACACTTGTGGGTAAAGGTAACATAAAATTACTTATTTTCCATTACTTGCCAACAAAAGGGTTACATATAAAGAGAAGATTACTATAAAAAGAGGCTCAAGAGATTAGATGTTCAAGATGCCTCTTAAAACACTGACCAAACAAATGCCTGCTTTTATCCTCACCTATAAAAAAAACCCCTAGGGGACACAAAGGGACGAGTCGCATTTCGCAAACTCCTTGAAGTAAAACAAAAGCTGTGAGATAACTTGCTTAAACAGGTGGGTAAATAAGCATGGTAAACAAGTTAACCACGCAAAAAAAAGTTGAAGTGAAAAAACCCTCCTGCAAAATATTAACTGACAGCAAACAAGCTTGAAGGTTGTGGTAATCTAACTTGGTGAAGGATTGCAGGCCCTGTAAACAGAAATTCTGAAAAAAGGTACTTAAACTTGGACTGGTATATTTGAGGAAATACTCCTATTTATTGTGAACCTTCTTCAGCAAGGAACAGATCGAAAGCTGCGAGTAGATTATTTTCACATGAACAGCTCAAAAGCTGCGCGTAGATTCTTGACGAGATCCTTCACCGAGAGGCTGAATTCCGCTTCCATCTGCAAAGATCGAGATATGGTATCAAATGACTTTGGATTAAAAGTGGGGAAGAGACATTCGCACGCCCATTTTATCCCCAACACACGGCtgtttatttctattttttggattgaataaattaagAGAGTCCAagggaccaaaaaaaaaacattagttgTAGGAGACACGAGTGTATGGAAATCATTTCTATTGAAAATATTATGAAGCAACAAATTTCATTCATATAACTGAGAAGGAAATTTACCTGAGCAATAATGGTAACATCAAGAGCACAGCTCCCGAATGTCATCACACTACTATTGATGAATTTCAATTGGAGCTTCTCAACCTCTGCTATTGTTTTTTCCacaattccttttcttttttcacagtggattcTTATCAAGACATTGTTGTCACAGAACCTTGCTTCAATTTCAGGCAGTGTCGTGTCAAACGGGCCTGTGGAGCTGTTTTCGTCAGAGCAAGAACTGTCGCTGTTGGCAAAGAGCTGTGTTTTCTTCACAAACACGACCGATTCCATGTTTTTGTTTCTCGTCTGTTCCTCAAGCGTCTTTACCTTGTCCTGCAGTTGTTTGATGTACTTAATTGAATCTCCCAGAACAGAAGCCTTGTCCATCTGTCATAGCATGAAGTATGATTTACGTTTAGAAACACAATTCAGCaggtaaaaaaaaatccaaatttctCGGAATTGATGCCATCCCAAAACCTACCGGTTACTTGGAGTATAAGCAAGACAATCAAATATAAAAGAATGTCTTGAATAAAACTTGCGGTGGATTAACAGATAGAGGATATAATTTCTGTTACCTTCTTTAGACCAGGAACGATTGCAGATAAAGCTATGAACCGTTGGCTGAGCTTCTCTCTGCGCTTCCTTTCGGCGATAATGTGATCTTGGGTCTGAGAAAGCCGAGTGGTTGTGCTGATCCCATTTGATGAATAATTTCGGTTTCCAAATGAACCTTGAGAAAGCAATATATCAGAAGGGAGAGTGTTGGTGCTCTTTGAACACACTGCTGCTCCCTCCCCCTTAGGCTTAAGCACCGGCATTTGGTTTGCATGATGAGAATTGACGAACGAAAGAATGTTTGGAGGCAAGGAAGCAACTTGTGGATTTGATACAAGATGATCAGTTTTGCATGAAGTCCATCCATCAGTTTTGAGCTGTTTCGTTGGTCTGTCAATGGCGGTATGAGAATTATCGATTGGAGTTTTGAGGTTGAAAATTGGGTGGAACTGAGAGTGTTGTAAATTCTCTCCAAATGCAGCTGCTAATGGGAGCATACCGAGCTCATCCAAAGAGTTCATGTACTGCCACTGGTTGATGAAGAAGGGATCCTCCATTCCCTGTAAGTTAAACAATTTCcttcttaattattaatttaagtATAGACAATATTTCAtcaaatacaatgaataaaaCTATTTCAAACAAGTCCAAAACATTAACATTAATACAATCTCGAATTATTAATTATGTGCTAAATAATCCTTGAACTTTCAAACATAAAAAACAGAAGCTTTGTTGCACATGTTTATCTTTGTCCAAAAGGAAAAGACACCAAGGGTTGCTGCAGAATTGTCTTACCAGCTCAGATAATCCTCCTCTTGATGAAATCTCCATCAAATTTGCTCCTTTATCTTTTTCTTGATGATCTAGAGCTCACGGAAGGGTTctggaaaaacaaaatcattgtACCAAGTTACTGGCCCCGTACAAAACAATCCGCTCAACGCATCCTATTAGAATGCAAGTtttaaaccaaaaacacaattgGTAAAgggaaaaattaaaagaatattTTAAGCACTTACGCAAAATACTACTGTCTCTAATGCGGGATACTCTCAACAGACTCCCTTTCGGTACAAAATATGCAattaaaaactctaaaattgTGCAGAAACAAACAACCCTAAGCTTTGGAAGAAGAAGCTGTATCACGACAAATAGCAAGTATAAATACTTTGAGAAGTAAGGAAGCTTACACTCGATCGAACAATTAATGACCAAAGCTTGTTCTTCTCCCAAGTGATTCTCTCTCCCTTAGAGAGCACAAGACCTTGACCTGCAGCTTCAAGCTTTTATATATAGCTCTTGCTGAGTTGCTTGTGTACGTAGTTCATCTGTCAGTACCTCACCTTTGAAcaaatcctctctctctctctctctctctctctctctctctctctctctctctcttataggTAGCATGATTTGATTACTAATGTTCCCATTAAGTTGGAACTGTTGTTCCTCATGAATTGTTTGAATGCTGACTACAGGTACCAAGAAAAGTAGATTATTAATTTGTCTAATGCTAAAATATAGGTTGCTTTATAGAAATGAATCAGAAATCCAATTTTGTTGCTTTGTGGACTTTTAGGAGGATCTTTCACCAACAATCTAGCCATTGAAATTTTCACGAAGTTGCTAATGAAGCAACCCAACAATATTGGAATTTAGACATGTGGTCCTCCACAATGTCCTTATCACCAAAGCCAACCTTGCATAGTAGGATAAATGATTATTCTTTTccaagttcaaattcaaagacaatgatgattgaaagaaaatatgagaGAACATACCAGAGAATCAACTTATACACAAACTTTTAGTTATTTAacaatgttaatttttttttaattactatgAATAAATAAGTTTGAAAATGAGCCCAAATGTAAAACGGATGAAAGATTGTCACATCAGTTCATATTTCAAAATTCAGTAAAATAACTTGGTTTATTTAGTATTGTTAGTGATTAAATCGCAACCTATTAATGAAACATTGTCACATTCGTTAGCATTTTAAAATTAGATAAGTAATTCAATGTATCTTGTGCTATCTAATTGAAGTTGGTGATAAACCACAACGTGGCACAGTGCTGGGGACAACGACATTCAGGTTTGTATTCCACACGGCACATCTTGGTTTAATTTCTGATGTTGGTGAATCATACGAAGGTGGACAAGAAACGTTTGTGATGTTGACTATGTTTAGGAACCTTCCTTTGACTCTTTGGGTTCTGCCTCAataccaaggtataaaatatcgatgatattggaaatattggtagtccaaaaatacagaaatttcgatggaaatatcgggatattatcgatatcgataaaaattgaataaaaaccacggaatttgtaagaaaaacttggaaaattttattgaaactttgcaggatgtttatttagtcaattatctattagtttatcacaaaaaattagaaggaaatgcattgcatgatagatataactaatttaagttgattatatagcgagctgacaaatattgtgagtgtagaaaatatgtagtaattaattaaagaagtttaaacacaccataatcatttatatataatgaattagtacaatattttacactttataca is from Malus sylvestris chromosome 5, drMalSylv7.2, whole genome shotgun sequence and encodes:
- the LOC126621161 gene encoding transcription factor bHLH18-like — its product is MEISSRGGLSELGMEDPFFINQWQYMNSLDELGMLPLAAAFGENLQHSQFHPIFNLKTPIDNSHTAIDRPTKQLKTDGWTSCKTDHLVSNPQVASLPPNILSFVNSHHANQMPVLKPKGEGAAVCSKSTNTLPSDILLSQGSFGNRNYSSNGISTTTRLSQTQDHIIAERKRREKLSQRFIALSAIVPGLKKMDKASVLGDSIKYIKQLQDKVKTLEEQTRNKNMESVVFVKKTQLFANSDSSCSDENSSTGPFDTTLPEIEARFCDNNVLIRIHCEKRKGIVEKTIAEVEKLQLKFINSSVMTFGSCALDVTIIAQMEAEFSLSVKDLVKNLRAAFELFM